Proteins found in one Venturia canescens isolate UGA chromosome 6, ASM1945775v1, whole genome shotgun sequence genomic segment:
- the LOC122411873 gene encoding uncharacterized protein, with translation MGHSSCCVVNCKNNGLNSECKFYTFPKAKYKIEQRNRWIAAVRRVNTRSWHPTASTLICSAHFVANKKSEEELSPSYVPSIFLGAYGIKAVNHKSLVERHDRYMKRKASKMESSITTTKEVIMGQMETNVTDAVVDNVPMNQSYIKVYTDRECQANIFSSCTQPEKMFICNRYINENGCCHAEIPTTIIENTTKIMVPNQKQFKHKQCGTPEKITVDQFVQTDIASRKCNDASNFNGFSSIKTKEQLLDLAGVSFENFEFLLKAVKNNNLDNVKITAENALLIFLTKMKTGLTFSAISVLFNVHRTTVSRIFHSCLQLLTTATSDLVFWPAKDIVQGTMPKCFYPDYVNTRVIIDCMEFRIEVPAGVDNRVYTYSHYKKGFTAKVLIGISPGGFISFKSKVAGGRKSDSQITIESGLIDLLEDGDDVVLADKGFPDIRRTIDEKGKQVVIVMPPFLEKKSEFTKDETEKTYNIAKVRIHVERIMQRLRIYQILNKIPANLFNCIDDIVHMCCVLVNLQPPIFSDNE, from the exons atgggcCATTCTTCGTGTTGTGTGGTGAATTGCAAAAATAATGGTCTAAATAGTGAGTGTAAATTTTATACATTTCCAAAAGCAAAGTATAAAATAGAGCAGAGGAACCGATGGATTGCTGCTGTGAGAAGAGTAAA TACTCGTAGTTGGCATCCAACGGCATCCACCTTGATATGCAGTGCCCATTTTGTTGCCAATAAAAAATCTGAAGAGGAATTAAGTCCTAGTTATGTTCCAAGCATATTCCTTGGTGCATATGGAATAAAAGCAGTTAATCACAAGTCCTTAGTGGAACG ACATGATCGTTACATGAAGCGAAAAGCTTCGAAAATGGAATCATCAATTACAACGACAAAAGAGGTTATCATGGGGCAAATGGAAACGAACGTGACTGATGCAGTAGTTGATAATGTTCCAATGAATCAAAGTTATATTAAAGTGTACACGGATCGAGAGTGTCAAGCTAATATTTTTTCCAGTTGTACTCAgccagaaaaaatgtttatttgcaACAGGTATATTAATGAGAATGGTTGTTGTCATGCTGAAATTCCAACAACTATAATTGAAAATACTACTAAGATAATGGTGCCTAATCAGAAACAATTCAAACATAAACAGTGTGGCACACCAGAAAAGATTACCGTAGATCAGTTCGTTCAAACAGATATCGCATCCCGCAAATGTAATGATGCAAGTAATTTTAATGGGTTTTCATCAATTAAAACGAAAGAACAACTGTTAGATCTTGCTGGAgtaagttttgaaaatttcgaatttctacTAAAAGCtgtcaaaaataataatttggaTAACGTGAAGATCACAGCCGAAAATGcacttttaatatttttaacgaagATGAAAACCGGATTAACTTTTTCTGCCATAAGTGTTTTATTCAATGTACACAGAACAACAGTTTCGAGAATATTTCATTCATGTTTACAACTGTTAACTACAGCTACATCAGATTTAGTTTTTTGGCCAGCCAAGGATATTGTACAAGGAACAATGCCGAAGTGTTTTTATCCGGATTACGTTAACACTCGCGTAATAATTGATTGTATGGAATTCAGGATTGAAGTTCCTGCAGGCGTCGATAACCGCGTGTACACTTATTCTCATTATAAGAAAGGGTTCACTGCAAAAGTTCTAATCGGAATATCTCCGGGCGGTTTTATCAGTTTCAAATCGAAAGTAGCTGGTGGACGGAAAAGTGATTCACAAATTACTATAGAATCTGGATTGATAGATTTATTAGAAGATGGAGATGATGTTGTTTTGGCAGATAAAGGTTTTCCAGATATTCGACGGACCATTGATGAAAAAGGTAAACAAGTAGTAATTGTTATGCCAccgtttttagaaaaaaaatctgagtTCACAAAAGACGAGACAGAAAAAACGTATAACATTGCAAAGGTTCGGATTCATGTGGAAAGAATCATGCAGCGGTTAAGGATCTATcagattttaaataaaataccAGCAAACTTATTTAATTGTATCGACGATATAGTGCATATGTGTTGTGTATTGGTTAATCTTCAACCACCAATATTTTCagataatgaataa